Below is a genomic region from Flammeovirgaceae bacterium SG7u.111.
TTTAAAATATGAAAATTCAACGAATAAAGTTGAGTTTTTTAAGAATGCCTTATCAAATGAAACAATGCACTATTTAATACGTTTAATTTGTTATGAAGGCAAATATTTAAGGTGAAACTTAGAACATTCTAATTAATGTGTTATTTTAGCTTCTTTAATATAAGCTAGCATGTATTTATAAATGGCAACTAGCTTTTTCAATAAAACTAAAAAAGCAATCGCACTACTATATATAAACTACTATGAGGCTTCGGTCTCGCCAACTATTACTTACTATTAAATTAATTGTCAATCAATCGAACTATCTATTATGCTTTACAAAGTCAAACTAAAAAATGCCGATGATTACGTGGTAATCTCGGGAGAAGCTTACGAGTTTATAGAACAGAATGAGTACTATAAGACTATAGGTCTTCTCGACAATTTAAGAATGCACTCTAGTGGTTATGTTTTCTTCCAAAGAAACTTTCCCTACAAAGATGGCTACAAAAACCTCACTATTTACCTGCACAAGCTGATTGCTGAGAAGTTTATTCCTAAGCCAGAGTCAGAAAAGCGTTTGTTTGTGAGAATCATGAACAGCAATCCACTTGATTGCCGCCTCAAAAACTTAGAGTGGGCTACTATGTCTGAGCTAAGGAGAAACCAGCGTAAGCACAACAACAAAACTGGTTACAGAGGAGTGGTAAAAGTGAGCAAAAACACTTTCCGTGCTG
It encodes:
- a CDS encoding Pathogenesis-related transcriptional factor and ERF protein; this encodes MLYKVKLKNADDYVVISGEAYEFIEQNEYYKTIGLLDNLRMHSSGYVFFQRNFPYKDGYKNLTIYLHKLIAEKFIPKPESEKRLFVRIMNSNPLDCRLKNLEWATMSELRRNQRKHNNKTGYRGVVKVSKNTFRAVLYDSKTRYDLGLFKTAEEAAEAYNKKSEELFGKTKSLNRFGDEDDEELANAEIKTKD